GAGAATGACAAGATCATAGATCTCAGCTTCGTCAAAAGTTTTTACTTTTGGATGCACACACACACCGTTGATTACAATTCCCTTACTGCCAAGGTCATTGGTGCGTTTGGCATCCGCAAGCACAGTCATATCGATGTTCTCTGTTCCCCAGAGAACATAGGCACCAACACTACCGGCACCAATGAGTGCAACTTTTTGAATGTCCATAAGTTCCTCCTTTTCTTATATATGTACATTACTATTTTTATCATATCACATTTAGTAAAAAGATTATATAGTCAGACAATGTATTCTTGTGGTATAGTTTAGAAGAAAAAAAGAAATGGAGAGAAGAAAATGGACATTGTTTGCCTAGATTTAGAGGGTGTTTTAGTGCCAGAGATTTGGATTGCATTTGCTAAGGAAAGTGGAATTGACGAATTAAAATTGACAACGAGGGATGAGCCTGATTATGACAAGCTGATGAAATTTCGCTTAGAGACATTAAAAAAGCATGGGCTTGGACTTAAAGAAATTCAAAAGACTATCGAAAAGATCTCTCCAATGGAGGGAGCAAAGGAATTTTTAGATGAGCTCAGAGAAATGACACAGGTGATTATTCTCAGCGATACTTTTGCTGAGTTTGCTAAGCCGTTAATGAAAAAGTTGGGTTGGCCAACAATTTTTTGTAATTCTCTTGAGGTGGCAGAAAATGGAGAGATTACGGGCTATCGCATGAGGGTGGAAAAATCAAAATATACAACAGTAAAGGCATTGCAGTCCATAGGATATGATACGATTGCCAGTGGAGATAGCTACAATGATATGGGAATGATACAGGCCAGCAAGGCGGGATTTTTATTCAAGAGTCCAAAGAGTATTCAGGAGCAATTTCCACAAGTTCCTGCCTATGATACCTATGAAGAATTACTCGATGCGATCAAGGCGGCAAGAGCTTAGAGAATAAAAAAGTGATAAAACAACTTGACAAAAAAAGATCGTTGCAGTATTCTCTAATAAGGTGTAGAGTTGCGTAAAAAGGCTTCCTGCGGGAAGCCATTATTTTTACACCAAGTTTAGCACTCGTAAAAGAAGAGTGCTAGTAAAAGGAGGCAGAAAGATGATGATTGTAC
This region of Lachnospiraceae bacterium oral taxon 096 genomic DNA includes:
- the thrH gene encoding bifunctional phosphoserine phosphatase/homoserine phosphotransferase ThrH, whose protein sequence is MDIVCLDLEGVLVPEIWIAFAKESGIDELKLTTRDEPDYDKLMKFRLETLKKHGLGLKEIQKTIEKISPMEGAKEFLDELREMTQVIILSDTFAEFAKPLMKKLGWPTIFCNSLEVAENGEITGYRMRVEKSKYTTVKALQSIGYDTIASGDSYNDMGMIQASKAGFLFKSPKSIQEQFPQVPAYDTYEELLDAIKAARA